The following DNA comes from Rhizobium lusitanum.
GTCTTACCGGCGCGCTTCTGTGTCGCGGCAACTACCTTCTGTAGGTATGCCTCGTCGCCAGCATCATACGGTCCGCGACCGTCACGTCCGGAGAAGGCGCCTGTCGGAAGCAGCATGACCCATTCGGGAATCTTGCCGTCGACGATCGGCGGCAGCTCGACGGAATGTGCGGCAACCAGGGCCGGAAAATTTGATTTGATGGCGGTGTTCATGAGGGGCACATTGCCCGACACCGGAAGGCTCAACTATTCACAAGCATATTGCGACCAAAGTCGCTTAGCTCGACGCTAGCGCCGGTGAAGACATACCACGGGCCGGAAAGCAATCAAGCTTCGTTTTTGAAGTGGTTTTGAAGGCCGCTGGCGCGTTTTCGGGGCGCGCGCGGCCCATCGCCCCACAAACGCTCCCTGCGGCGCTCCTGTGGCCGTCTGTTGCGGCCGAGGGTTGGGAGTGGTAAATTGATTTCGTGATCGCCATGACAGCCGGGAAATCGCACGTCCGGTTGGGTGTTTGCCGAAAGGCACATCACTCTTACGGGGAAAGTGGCGTACCCCCTTGGCGATCACAGTTTCCCCATAGCAGATCGTAGAAGCTTGCCGCGAACTGATGCGTGTCGACGACGCCGGCCGTTCGGATCGAATTGGTGATGATCGTCGCCGGCTTGCCACCGGGCGGCCGCGCCTTCTCCGCAAAGTCCATTCGAACGACGATCTTGCCGCTGCGGCCATCGCCTGGATCAAAGACATAGATCAGTGCTCCATTGCGGTTGTCTCTGAGGACGGCTTGGGGATTGGCCAGGATCTCGGGTAGCCGTCGCAGCATGCCGGCCGAGGCACCGGCGTTGTTCCCGGCTTTGAAATCCCGAAGCATATGCCCGACCGTGCTCTGGGTGAGCGTGATCGCGCCGCTGTCCGGAGTTATGCTTCGTTCAGCGAGGCTGTCGAGCACATCTCGATTGAGCGCGCCGGCCACAACCATCGACGGATCGCTGCGGCCGCCCTCGGAAGCCTGATCGAACCAATCGGCGAATTCCTTCGCCGATGGTTTCAGCAGCCAGTCCGGGACGGTGTCGTACGCGGCTGCAAGTTCTGGCGGCGCGGTAATCAGCTTCTCGGCTGCCGGCAATGCCTGGTGTCCGGTCTTGCCGGGATTATGGCCCCAGCCAGGATCGATGCCGTCGGGCACCCTGATGATCTCGCCCGTGCGCTTGTTGACGAAGTTTCGAAAGGTGTCAGCCGGCGGCTCAAACTTAAGCACGTCGCGCATCTGGTCGACGTCACGTTGCGACAGGCTCTGCAGGGTGCAGCGGCAATTCCAGCCGCAAGGCGGTGCCCAGCTGTCCCAATAGGGATCGTCAACGGGAAGGCAGAGATTATGCCGGGCACGATGCGATGGCCGTGTGCGCTCGTCCAGGATGGCGACATAGCGCAGAAAGGGCCGTGCCCTCTTGTTGCGCTGGAAGTTCGCCCAATGACCGGCCGCGTAGGAGACGCGCATGTTCGTGTCGAAGATCGTCTGCAGGCGACGGGCCGAGCCGAGCTGCGCCACGACCTTGTCGCCGGTCAGCGGATCCGTGACGATCTGGCGGCCCCACCATCCCTTCGCCTGAAGAACCGGCGTCAGATCCTTGGCGAAGTCGCGAAACGTCGTGCCGTTTTGAAGGGCGTTTAAAAGCCCGTCATGAATGTCTTGAAGGATGTCGAAGCCGGCCGACTTGGCGACGGTGAACATCGAGGCGTGCTCATCACCAAAGGCGTCCTGCCATGAAAAAGAAGGATCGAGCCTCTGGCCTCGCGACCGCAGCGCCCTGATCGCTTCAGCCGGCGCCAGCGGTTTGATGATGGCCTCGGTCAATTACAGATCCTCGCCACTCTCGCCCGCCAGCCGCGCGTTGAACGCCAAGCGGGCAAGAAGATCGGCCAACGCAGCCGTATCCATATTCTCGAAATGATCGGCGAGGATCCGCCGCGCATCCTCGATCGACCCGGCCTCTGCCAGCTTGTCGCCAAGCCCGTCGATCATCGGCCCGACCAGCGGCTCATAGCCATTGTCATCCAGGGCGGAAGAAACCGCGCGGTCGACGGCATCGAGGCGGGCTTGCGTGGCGGCAGTCATGGCCGCCATCTGTGCCGCCAGGTCGTTGGGTATCTGCCCCACTTGACCGCCAACAGCAGCTGGCGCTGGGGCTTGCGATGCCTGGAGCAGTTCCTCATCCTTGCCGGGTTCCGGCAGGCCGATCTTGTCGCGCATCGTCGACATGCCGACCTTCAGACCGAGCGGCACGAGCGCGACGACATTTTTTATCAGCGCCGTAACGTCCTCTTCGTCCGGCAGGCCGATCTTGATTTTCGGATAGGCCTTCCGAGGCCCGCGATTGAGATCGACCAGCGGCCGGACCAGATCGCGGTTGAGCGTTGCGGCAAGCTGGCGAGCATCCGCCACCTTGATGTCGTCGCGCACGCCGTCATGCACCTTGCCGACCGCATAGGTTCCGCTCTGCGCGTCGGTGGTCGACGTCTGACCGAGCACAAGCTTGGATGTCTGCTTGTCCAGGAATTCGAGCCGGGATTCATAGAGATCATGCGACCCGGAGATATCGGCCTTCACGAAGTCGATGATCATTGAGGACGGAATGATTGCGGCGAAGTCGACGCCGATATTGGCGACCGCCTGCAGGAGGACATCCTTTTGCTCCGGCGTCGCATCCGGACCGAACTTGCCGACGCGCAGCGGCTGGCCATAGGCTTCGCAGAACACCGCCCAATCCTTCATGGTGAAGGACTTGAAGAGATAGGTCCATGCGACGGCGCGCGCGAGGCCACCGCGAATGGTCAGGCCGGATTTGACCTTGGCGCGATGAACGATCCAGCCGTAGGGCTTCAACGGTTCGTCGCCATTCTCTCCCCGCAGAAGCAGAGTTTTAAGGTCGTTGCGGTCGAAGTTGAAGAAGCGCGGATCGTTCCATTCCAGCCGGTCAGGCATCCATTGACCTTCGGACGTATCCCAAATGATCTCGGTCGCCGAGAAGCTCTTCCCGAGCGCATCGAGCATGTCGATCAGCTCATCCTGGAAGCAATCACGATCGATCACAGCCCGAACGAGATCGGCGGCGGCAACATCTTCCGGATCGTCCGAAGCGGCGACGACACTGATGTCCAGGCCGGCGACTTGGCGCTTTCTGGTGGAGAGCACCGCCGCATAATGATTGTCGCGCTCCTCCATGTCCTCGGCAAGCTCAAGATAGGCTTGCGGATCTCCGTCGATCGACTCGCGCAATATGCGGCCGAGCTTGGCAGGTGTGAGGTTGTTGGCCTGATGCTGACCGAATGGCTGGCGAACGCCGCGCGTGGTCGGGCCACCTTGCTCCTGGGTAAGTTGGGCGCGCTGGATCGGCCGGCCGTATTGATCGAGAATGGTCGGGGCGATGGCCATCAGTAATACCCTCGTTTGCGGCGCAAGCTGCCCATGCGGAAGGGCTTATCGTCGCTGCCAGCTGTTTCGGAAAAGCGATCGGGCTTCGGTGGCGCGGGGGTATAGGCATATTCGTGCCATTCCATCCGGCTGGCGTAGTGCGCCAGCGCCAGGGCGATCGCGTAGTCGCCGTGGCGCTTCTTGTTACCTTCTCCTGTCCGGGCATCCGGAATCATCGGAATTCCGCGGATGACTTTGACGAGGCGCAGATCGCCGAGATGATCGGCATTCTTCGACAGCGAGATCGCATCGTCTTCGAAGGCCACCTTCAGCGGCGGCATGTTCAGCCGATACCATTCCTGCGAAAACTTGATCGCATGGACGAGGCCGGCCGGATGATCGTTGTCGCGCAGGCCGAACAAGCGGCCCATATCTTCAGCGACGATCCAGCCCATACCGGTAGCATCGAAAGCAGCTCCAACCAGGCGCGGCGCTGCTTCCAGGATCATACGGACGATCATCTTCTGCTCGTCGCCAGGAACACCGCGCAGCTCGATTGTCAGAGCACTTTCGCGGCGCAGAGTCTTGTCGATCGACAGCAGCTTGCCGACCGACAAATCCGCGACGCGAGCAAAGTCGAAGCCGAAGGCATGTATGCGCAAAGGGTCGAGCGTCGCCAGGGCGGCTTTAAGCTCTTCCAGGAACGGAGCAAGCAGGCTCTGGCGCTTCAGCTCCGGCAGATGAAGGAAGTCCTGAGGCAGATCGAGAGACAACACCGGCGCATCGGACGTCATACGCGCTTCAATCAGAGGACCGGGCAACCAAGCGCCGGTGCCCATCGTCGGGACACAGAACAGCTCTTCATCGGCGCCATCACCGTAAAACTTGATGATGTCCTCTCGCCAATCGGCCTCGGCTTCTGGCGTCCATTCCTTGCCAGTAACAAGGCAGATGCGCTGATAGAGACCTTGCTCCAGCGCTTCGTCGAAATCGATATGCAGATAGTCGTAACCCGATCGCCCGGAGAGGATGTCCTGGATCTGCAGATTGAATTCGTTCTCGGCTCCATTGTGGGTCGAGCAGACAACGACCTGTCCGCCCCACATAAGGAAGGCTAGAGCTGCCTTCAAAAGCTCTTTGAGATTGTCGACGAATGCGGCCTCGTCGATCATCACGACGCCCTGCTTGCCGCGCAACGATCGCGGAGCCGAGGACAGGCCGATGATTTCGAAGCCGGAAGCAAAGCGAATGCGGAACGCCTGGATTGAACGGGTGCCTTCGTCGTCGCTGTCGTCGAAGAGGAATTCGTCCATCTGCATGGCAGCGCTGGAAAAGGCGCGGGCCCACATGGCGCAAGCGTCGATGAACTCGCGCGTCATCTCCTGCGAATAGGAGATATACATCACGTCCATGCCACCCGCCGATTTGGCACGCGCTGCGCGCAGCACCGCATAGGAGGCAAAACCCCATGTCAGACCGATACGTCGGCTCTTTTCGATGAACAGCACGCGACAGGCGGTGCTTTCGAGGAGCGCGATGGTTTTGGCCTGGTAGGTCAACAGCGCGCGCCGTTGACCTACCTTCTGGACCAAGTCGATAACAGCGTCAGTCGATTGGCGGCGGATCTCGGCCCATTGCTCTTTGGAAAGAGGCGCGGTCATCAGCCCTTGGCCTCAGTCGATGTAATTGTGACAGTGCCATGCATGGTCTTACGCGCGTGGATCGTATCAATGATCTCGCCTGAGCGCAGGACGACATCTGCGAGCAACGGTTTGCCAGCCTCATCGTTGAGGTAGTAGGTCACAAATCCTAAATCGCCAGAGCGGGCCTCGTAGACTTGTTCAATGATTTCGCCGTCCAGGCGGATGACGGGAGGTTTATCGAAGAAAAGTCGCCAGAAGTTCGTGTCATTCCGGTTTGCGCTGATCCTGACGTCACGGTCTATTTTCAGCTCGATTGGCTTCATTTTGTCACTCCCAAAATGCGATCGAGGATCTCTTCCGCGCCCTCGTCGGAAATGCCGCGCGTCTTGGCGACCGCCTTGACGGCCTCGGTGGCCTTGGCTTCGAACTCGGCCTGTGCCTTCTGACGCGTGGAGAGCGAGACGCTCTGGGCCTGGGTCGCGCTCCGGAGTGCGTTGGCGAGCGCCATTGCACCCTTAGGATCAATGCCGGCTTCACCGCCGACCGTCAGGATCTCGAAGATGAGAGTCTTGAGAGCTTCTGCCGCAATGAGTGTCAGATCATCCGAGGCCTGAGCATCGAACTTCTCAGCGAGCGTGGTGGCGATCTCGCGTGTTTGATTGAGGCGGGACGACAAGGTCGCGAGCCTTAGGGAATAGCGGTTAAAGGCCGAGAAGCTTGGGATGGCGAAGTCGATCTCGCCATGATGCTCTCTCAGTAGACCTTCAAGCTTCCCGTGAAACTCCTCGTAAATGCCCGTCTGGGTCCGATCACGGTTCTGTAGCTCGGAAGCCGCCCAGGCGACGATCGGCGCACATTCCTCGGGAAGTAGCTCAATGCCGGAGAGCCGGCTGCGGCCGATCCCCATCTCACACCTCTGGCGAAGGACGATTGACACCTTCGATCAAGCTGCGGCGCTCGACATGATCCACCCCGGCGCGGGTGATGGAAGCAATCAGCACCGTGCCGGCCTCGGCAAGAGCGACCGCGCCGAGTTCATGGAGCTTGCGGAGCTGGGTGCGAACCCAATCGCGCGAACGGTTGTGGCCGAACGTCTCCAGTAGCGCGGTCAACATGATTTCATTCAGTCGGCCGTCGAGCTGACCATTCAAACCGCGAAGGATGATAAGACGCGCGTCACGCGCTGCATGCTCTTCAAAGCTGATATGGAGCTGGCTCACTTCGCTTCTTCCCTCAGATAATCGTCAATGCGGTGGACGGTACGCGACACGCTCGCCAAGGTTTCGGTCAGCGTGCCGACAGTGCCTTTCATGTCGGCCATGGCGAGCCTGATAT
Coding sequences within:
- a CDS encoding VpaChn25_0724 family phage protein; translation: MSQLHISFEEHAARDARLIILRGLNGQLDGRLNEIMLTALLETFGHNRSRDWVRTQLRKLHELGAVALAEAGTVLIASITRAGVDHVERRSLIEGVNRPSPEV
- a CDS encoding DUF3486 family protein → MGIGRSRLSGIELLPEECAPIVAWAASELQNRDRTQTGIYEEFHGKLEGLLREHHGEIDFAIPSFSAFNRYSLRLATLSSRLNQTREIATTLAEKFDAQASDDLTLIAAEALKTLIFEILTVGGEAGIDPKGAMALANALRSATQAQSVSLSTRQKAQAEFEAKATEAVKAVAKTRGISDEGAEEILDRILGVTK
- a CDS encoding terminase large subunit domain-containing protein — its product is MTAPLSKEQWAEIRRQSTDAVIDLVQKVGQRRALLTYQAKTIALLESTACRVLFIEKSRRIGLTWGFASYAVLRAARAKSAGGMDVMYISYSQEMTREFIDACAMWARAFSSAAMQMDEFLFDDSDDEGTRSIQAFRIRFASGFEIIGLSSAPRSLRGKQGVVMIDEAAFVDNLKELLKAALAFLMWGGQVVVCSTHNGAENEFNLQIQDILSGRSGYDYLHIDFDEALEQGLYQRICLVTGKEWTPEAEADWREDIIKFYGDGADEELFCVPTMGTGAWLPGPLIEARMTSDAPVLSLDLPQDFLHLPELKRQSLLAPFLEELKAALATLDPLRIHAFGFDFARVADLSVGKLLSIDKTLRRESALTIELRGVPGDEQKMIVRMILEAAPRLVGAAFDATGMGWIVAEDMGRLFGLRDNDHPAGLVHAIKFSQEWYRLNMPPLKVAFEDDAISLSKNADHLGDLRLVKVIRGIPMIPDARTGEGNKKRHGDYAIALALAHYASRMEWHEYAYTPAPPKPDRFSETAGSDDKPFRMGSLRRKRGYY
- a CDS encoding DUF935 domain-containing protein produces the protein MAIAPTILDQYGRPIQRAQLTQEQGGPTTRGVRQPFGQHQANNLTPAKLGRILRESIDGDPQAYLELAEDMEERDNHYAAVLSTRKRQVAGLDISVVAASDDPEDVAAADLVRAVIDRDCFQDELIDMLDALGKSFSATEIIWDTSEGQWMPDRLEWNDPRFFNFDRNDLKTLLLRGENGDEPLKPYGWIVHRAKVKSGLTIRGGLARAVAWTYLFKSFTMKDWAVFCEAYGQPLRVGKFGPDATPEQKDVLLQAVANIGVDFAAIIPSSMIIDFVKADISGSHDLYESRLEFLDKQTSKLVLGQTSTTDAQSGTYAVGKVHDGVRDDIKVADARQLAATLNRDLVRPLVDLNRGPRKAYPKIKIGLPDEEDVTALIKNVVALVPLGLKVGMSTMRDKIGLPEPGKDEELLQASQAPAPAAVGGQVGQIPNDLAAQMAAMTAATQARLDAVDRAVSSALDDNGYEPLVGPMIDGLGDKLAEAGSIEDARRILADHFENMDTAALADLLARLAFNARLAGESGEDL
- a CDS encoding phage minor head protein; amino-acid sequence: MTEAIIKPLAPAEAIRALRSRGQRLDPSFSWQDAFGDEHASMFTVAKSAGFDILQDIHDGLLNALQNGTTFRDFAKDLTPVLQAKGWWGRQIVTDPLTGDKVVAQLGSARRLQTIFDTNMRVSYAAGHWANFQRNKRARPFLRYVAILDERTRPSHRARHNLCLPVDDPYWDSWAPPCGWNCRCTLQSLSQRDVDQMRDVLKFEPPADTFRNFVNKRTGEIIRVPDGIDPGWGHNPGKTGHQALPAAEKLITAPPELAAAYDTVPDWLLKPSAKEFADWFDQASEGGRSDPSMVVAGALNRDVLDSLAERSITPDSGAITLTQSTVGHMLRDFKAGNNAGASAGMLRRLPEILANPQAVLRDNRNGALIYVFDPGDGRSGKIVVRMDFAEKARPPGGKPATIITNSIRTAGVVDTHQFAASFYDLLWGNCDRQGGTPLSP